One window of Medicago truncatula cultivar Jemalong A17 chromosome 2, MtrunA17r5.0-ANR, whole genome shotgun sequence genomic DNA carries:
- the LOC11411815 gene encoding probable leucine-rich repeat receptor-like serine/threonine-protein kinase At3g14840, protein MSTSSQFLFLSFSVIWFISLTAFGATTIHPDEKKALEDIAESLGKKDWNFDIDPCSNQPIWFTDVSNNVTCNCSVAGDNFCHVVSISLKDQDLPGTLPPELNRLRYLQIIDLTRNYLNGTIPKEWGSMKNIIKISLIGNRLTGSIPVEIANISTLQVLELWNNQLSGNLPHELGYLTQIQTLRFSSNNFTGELPATFAKLTTLQDFKISDNQFSGKIPDYIQNWTSIKTLMIQGSGLSGPVPPGISLLTNLVDLRISDLNGSEYAPLPQLNNMTLLKTLILRNCHINGTLPIYLGNMKTLQHLDLSFNKLSGTIPSTFTTKNKMKYIFLTGNLLTGQVPYWRKIVYVDLSYNNFNISTQRSHICQDEKVNLFSTSWTRNDIGTVSCLRKCPKTSYSLHINCGGKQERVNKTSYDDDSDSSGAAKFHVSPTGTWAFSTTGIFIDGDQLGEIDFPRNYTALTMADTELYMDARGSPISLTYYGFCLAKGRYTVNLHFAEIMFTNDQSYGSLGRRVFDIYLQGKRMQKDFNIAEEAGGVGKKVIKPFKDVVVTSNNTLEICLYWAGKGTQYIPNSSVYGPLISAISVKSDSPHGSISAGAVVGIVVAATTVIILVFGILWWNGCFGKKNSLTREINSLDLQTGLFTLRQIKAATNNFDISNKIGEGGFGPVYKGCLPNGTLIAVKQLSSKSKQGNREFLNEIGMISALQHPYLVKLYGCCVEGDQLLLIYEYMENNSLSRALFGPEEYQIKLDWPIRQKICVGIARGLAYLHEESRLKVVHRDIKATNVLLDTSLDPKISDFGLAKLDEEDKTHISTRIAGTYGYMAPEYAMRGYLTDKADVYSFGIVALEIVSGRSNTMYRSKEEAFYLLDWAELLKERGDLMELVDSRLGSDFNKKEAMVMINVALLCTNDTSNLRPSMSSVVSMLEGRTVVPEFVSDSSEVMDEQKLEVMRQYYSQMEKNKVCKSQSRSLSSDDQCTASSSSAVDLYPVQLDSS, encoded by the exons atgagcacttcttctcaatttctcttccTTTCGTTCAGTGTCATTTGGTTTATATCTCTAACAGCTTTTGGAGCAACTACTATTCACCCTGATGAAA AGAAAGCTCTTGAAGATATAGCTGAATCACTTGGTAAGAAAGATTGGAACTTCGACATCGATCCTTGCAGCAACCAACCTATCTGGTTTACAGATGTATCAAACAATGTCACCTGCAACTGCTCTGTTGCCGGTGACAACTTCTGCCATGTTGTTTCAAT AAGTTTGAAAGACCAAGATCTCCCCGGCACTCTCCCACCGGAACTGAACAGGTTGCGTTACCTTCAAATTAT TGACCTCACTCGCAACTACTTGAATGGTACAATTCCTAAAGAATGGGGTTCCATGAAGAATATTATCAAAAT CTCTCTCATTGGAAATCGATTAACGGGTTCAATACCAGTGGAGATTGCAAACATATCTACTCTCCAAGTCTT GGAGTTATGGAACAATCAATTGTCTGGAAATCTTCCTCATGAGCTTGGATATCTAACCCAAATTCAAACACT GCGATTTTCCTCTAATAATTTTACTGGAGAACTACCTGCGACATTCGCCAAGCTCACTACATTGCAAGATTT TAAAATTTCGGACAACCAATTCTCTGGAAAGATTCCTGATTATATTCAGAACTGGACAAGCATCAAAACACT AATgattcaaggaagtggattaaGTGGGCCGGTTCCTCCTGGAATTTCACTTTTGACAAACTTAGTTGACTT GAGAATCAGTGATTTAAATGGATCTGAATATGCACCTTTGCCACAACTTAATAATATGACATTGTTAAAAACTCT GATTCTAAGGAATTGTCATATCAACGGAACATTACCGATATATCTTGGAAATATGAAAACTTTACAACACTT AGACCTCAGCTTTAACAAATTAAGTGGAACGATTCCGAGTACCTTtaccaccaaaaacaaaatgaaatacaT ATTTTTAACCGGAAACCTTCTCACTGGACAAGTGCCTTATTGGAGAAAAATTGTTTACGT AGATCTTTCATACAATAACTTCAACATCAGTACTCAAAGGAGTCACATATGCCAAGATGAAAAAGT GAACTTGTTTTCTACTTCATGGACACGCAATGACAT AGGAACAGTTTCGTGTTTGAGAAAATGTCCTAAAA CGTCTTACTCCCTTCATATAAATTGTGGTGGAAAGCAAGAAAGAGTCAACAAAACAagttatgatgatgattccgaTTCTTCTGGAGCAGCTAAATTCCATGTCAGTCCAACAGGAACTTGGGCATTTAGCACTACTGGTATATTCATTGATGGTGATCAACTTGGAGAAATTGATTTCCCGCGAAATTACACCGCACTTACTATGGCGGACACTGAATTGTACATGGACGCACGTGGTTCTCCTATTTCTTTGACCTATTATGGGTTTTGTCTGGCAAAAGGAAGGTACACAGTAAATCTACATTTTGCTGAAATAATGTTCACGAACGATCAATCTTATGGTAGTCTTGGAAGGCGTGTATTCGATATCTACCTTCAG GGAAAGCGGATGCAAAAGGACTTCAATATTGCAGAAGAAGCAGGAGGAGTTGGTAAGAAAGTTATAAAACCATTCAAAGATGTTGTTGTTACTAGTAATAATACATTGGAGATCTGCTTGTATTGGGCGGGAAAAGGGACGCAGTATATCCCAAATAGTTCAGTATATGGTCCTCTTATATCAGCTATATCAGTAAAATCTG ACTCTCCACACGGAAGCATATCCGCAGGAGCTGTGGTTGGAATTGTGGTTGCAGCAACAActgttatcattctagtatttgGTATACTTTGGTGGAATGGatgttttggaaagaaaaattctTTAACAAGAG AGATAAATAGTTTGGACCTACAGACGGGCTTATTTACCTTGAGACAAATCAAAGCAGCAACAAATAACTTCGATATTTCCAATAAGATTGGAGAAGGAGGATTTGGTCCTGTGTACAAG GGATGTTTACCCAATGGGACATTGATAGCAGTGAAGCAACTTTCTTCTAAATCAAAGCAAGGGAATCGTGAGTTTCTAAACGAGATAGGAATGATTTCTGCTTTGCAACACCCTTATCTTGTTAAACTCTATGGTTGTTGTGTGGAGGGAGATCAATTGTTGCTGATATATGAATACATGGAAAACAATAGTCTTTCCCGTGCTTTATTTG GTCCGGAGGAATaccaaataaaattagattGGCCAATAAGGCAGAAGATTTGTGTTGGTATTGCAAGAGGTTTGGCATACCTTCATGAAGAATCAAGACTGAAGGTTGTTCACAGGGACATCAAGGCCACTAATGTTTTGCTTGATACGAGTCTCGACCCTAAGATATCAGATTTTGGTTTGGCCAAACTTGATGAGGAGGACAAAACTCACATTAGTACTAGAATTGCTGGAACCTA TGGATACATGGCTCCTGAATATGCAATGCGTGGTTATTTGACAGACAAAGCAGATGTTTATAGTTTCGGAATTGTTGCTTTGGAAATTGTTAGTGGAAGGAGCAACACCATGTATCGGTCAAAGGAAGAAGCATTCTATCTTCTAGATTgg GCAGAGTTGTTGAAAGAGAGAGGTGACCTAATGGAGCTAGTTGATAGCAGATTAGGTTCAGatttcaacaaaaaggaagctatGGTGATGATAAATGTGGCTCTCCTATGCACCAATGACACTTCAAACCTTAGGCCGTCTATGTCATCAGTGGTAAGTATGCTTGAAGGAAGGACTGTGGTTCCAGAATTTGTTTCAGATTCAAGTGAAGTAATGGATGAACAGAAACTTGAAGTAATGAGGCAGTATTACTctcaaatggaaaaaaataaggTATGTAAGTCACAAAGTCGGAGTTTATCAAGTGATGATCAATGTACTGCTTCATCTTCGTCAGCTGTAGACCTTTATCCGGTCCAACTTGATTCTTCCTAA
- the LOC11411814 gene encoding probable leucine-rich repeat receptor-like serine/threonine-protein kinase At3g14840 — MTKISYTQLSIVYLEKALESIAKSLGKKDWNFDIDPCSNKPNWSTNTANKVACNCSVAGDNFCHVVEISLKEQNLPGTLPPELNRLRYLQIIDLTRNYLGGTIPKEWGSMMNINKISLIGNRLTGSIPVEIANITTLQDLELWNNQLSGNLPPELGYLSQIRRLQISSNNFTGELPATLAKLTTLIDFKISDNQFSGKIPDFIQNWTNISELVIQGSGLSGPIPSGISLLRNLTDLRISDLKGSDHAPLPQLNNMTLLETLILRNCNINGTLPEYLGNMTTLIRLDVSFNNISGTIPSIYATNNSLRYIFLTGNNLTGLVPSWRKNIYVDLSYNNFNISQESQICHDEKVNLFSTSWTNNDIATVSCLRKCRKPAYSLYINCGGKQETVNKTSYDDDSESSGPAKFHLSPTGNWAFSTTGIFNERDQLGVTYSPYNITTLTMTDAELYTTARGSPISLTYYGFCLVNGNYTINLYFAEILFTDDQTYGSLGRRVFDIYLQGKLVQKDFNIAEEAGGVGKKVIKPFKDVAVTSNTLEIRLYWAGKGTQYLPRRSVYGPLISAISVESDSPPGSISAGAVVGIVVAATTVIILVFGILWWKGCFGKKNSLTRELNSLDLQTSLFTLRQIKAATNNFDISNKIGEGGFGPVYKGCLPNGTLIAVKQLSSNSRQGNREFLNEIGMISALQHPYLVKLHGCCVEGDQLLLIYEYLENNSLARALFGPEEHQIRLDWSTRKKICVGIARGLAYLHEESRLKVVHRDIKATNVLLDVNLNPKISDFGLAKLDDEDKTHISTRIAGTYGYMAPEYAMHGYLTDKADVYSFGIVALEIVSGKSNIMYRSMEEAFYLLEWAHLLKERGDLMELVDRRLGSDFNKKEAMVMINVALLCTNVTSNLRPSMSSVVSMLEGRTVVPEFVSDSNEVMDKQKLEVMRQYYSQMEEIDGQCTTSSSPPIDSS, encoded by the exons ATGACAAAAATCTCGTACACACAG CTCTCAATTGTATATTTAGAGAAAGCTCTTGAAAGTATAGCCAAATCACTTGGGAAGAAGGATTGGAACTTCGACATTGATCCATGCAGCAACAAACCTAACTGGTCTACAAATACAGCGAACAAAGTTGCCTGTAACTGCTCTGTAGCCGGTGACAACTTTTGCCATGTTGTTGAAAT AAGTTTGAAAGAGCAAAATCTCCCCGGCACTCTCCCACCGGAACTGAACAGGTTGCGTTACCTTCAAATTAT TGACCTCACTCGCAACTACCTTGGTGGTACAATTCCTAAAGAATGGGGCTCCATGatgaatattaataaaat TTCTCTCATTGGAAATCGATTAACGGGTTCAATACCAGTTGAGATTGCAAACATAACTACTCTCCAAGACTT GGAGTTATGGAACAATCAACTGTCTGGAAATCTTCCTCCTGAGCTTGGGTATCTAAGCCAAATTCGAAGACT gcaAATTTCATCTAACAATTTTACTGGCGAACTACCTGCGACATTGGCAAAGCTGACTACATTGATAGATTT CAAAATTTCGGACAATCAATTCTCTGGAAAGATACCTGATTTTATTCAGAACTGGACAAATATCAGTGAGCT AGTgattcaaggaagtggattaaGTGGGCCAATCCCTTCTGGAATTTCACTTTTGCGAAACTTAACAGACTT GAGAATTAGTGATTTGAAGGGATCTGATCATGCACCTTTGCCACAACTTAACAACATGACATTGTTAGAAACTCT GATTCTGAGGAATTGCAATATCAACGGAACACTACCGGAATATCTTGGGAATATGACAACATTAATTCGCTT AGACGTCAGCTTTAACAACATAAGTGGAACAATTCCGAGTATCTATGCTACCAATAACAGTCTGAGATACAT ATTTTTAACTGGAAACAACCTCACTGGACTGGTGCCTTCATGGAGAAAGAACATTTACGT AGACCTTTCTTACAATAACTTCAACATCAGCCAAGAGAGTCAGATATGTCACGATGAAAAAGT GAATTTGTTTTCTACCTCATGGACAAACAATGACAT AGCAACAGTTTCGTGTTTGAGGAAATGTCGCAAAC CCGCATACTCCCTTTATATAAATTGTGGTGGAAAGCAAGAAACTGTCAACAAAACAagttatgatgatgattccgaGTCATCTGGACCAGCAAAATTCCATCTCAGCCCAACAGGAAATTGGGCATTTAGCACTACTGGTATATTCAATGAGCGTGATCAACTTGGAGTAACTTATTCCCCGTACAATATCACCACACTTACTATGACGGATGCTGAATTGTACACGACTGCACGTGGTTCTCCTATTTCTTTGACTTATTATGGTTTTTGCCTGGTAAATGGAAACTACACCATAAATCTGTATTTTGCTGAAATATTGTTCACTGACGATCAAACTTATGGTAGTCTTGGAAGGCGTGTATTTGATATATACCTTCAG GGAAAGCTAGTACAAAAGGACTTCAATATTGCAGAAGAAGCAGGAGGGGTTGGTAAGAAAGTCATAAAACCGTTCAAAGATGTCGCTGTTACTAGTAATACCTTGGAGATCCGCTTGTATTGGGCGGGAAAAGGGACACAGTATCTCCCAAGGAGATCAGTATATGGTCCTCTTATATCGGCTATATCAGTAGAATCTG ACTCGCCACCCGGAAGCATATCTGCAGGAGCTGTGGTTGGAATTGTGGTTGCAGCAACAActgttatcattctagtatttgGTATACTTTGGTGGAAAGGatgttttggaaagaaaaattctTTAACAAGAG AGCTAAATAGTTTGGACCTACAGACGAGCTTATTTACCTTGAGACAAATCAAAGCAGCGACAAATAACTTTGATATTTCCAATAAGATTGGCGAAGGTGGATTTGGTCCCGTGTACAAG GGATGTTTACCCAATGGGACATTGATAGCAGTCAAACAACTCTCTTCTAATTCAAGGCAAGGGAATCGCGAGTTTTTAAACGAGATAGGAATGATTTCTGCTTTGCAACATCCTTATCTTGTTAAACTCCACGGTTGTTGTGTGGAGGGAGATCAATTGTTGCTGATATATGAATACTTGGAAAACAATAGTCTAGCTCGTGCTTTATTTG GTCCAGAGGAACACCAAATAAGATTAGATTGGTcaacaagaaagaaaatatgtGTTGGTATTGCTAGAGGTTTGGCATACCTTCATGAAGAATCAAGACTTAAGGTTGTTCACAGGGACATCAAGGCCACTAATGTTTTGCTTGATGTAAATCTCAACCCAAAGATATCGGATTTTGGTTTGGCAAAGCTTGATGACGAGGACAAAACTCACATTAGCACTAGAATTGCTGGGACCTA TGGATACATGGCTCCTGAATATGCAATGCATGGTTATTTGACAGACAAAGCAGATGTTTATAGTTTCGGAATTGTTGCTTTGGAAATTGTTAGTGGAAAGAGCAACATCATGTATCGGTCAATGGAGGAAGCATTCTATCTTCTGGAATGG GCACATTTGTTGAAAGAGAGAGGTGACCTAATGGAGTTAGTTGATAGAAGATTAGGTTCAGatttcaacaaaaaggaagccaTGGTGATGATCAATGTGGCTCTCCTATGTACCAATGTCACTTCAAACCTTAGGCCTTCAATGTCGTCCGTTGTAAGTATGCTTGAAGGAAGGACTGTTGTTCCAGAATTTGTTTCAGATTCAAATGAAGTAATGGATAAACAGAAGTTGGAAGTAATGAGGCAGTATTACTCTCAGATGGAAGAAATTGATGGGCAATGTACTACTTCTTCATCTCCACCAATTGATTCTTCCTAA
- the LOC11405692 gene encoding adenylate isopentenyltransferase 5, chloroplastic produces MAFTTSTLAEKKNKVLFILGATGTGKTKLSINLSTYYPAEIINSDKIQVYKGLDIVTNKVLESERCSIPHHILGIIDDPEYDFTMNDFCKHVLESLDLIIGNGHLPIIVGGSNSYLRKLVEDPTIAFLSKYDCCFIWVDVSLPTLFKYVGKRVDEMVEGGMVDEIREYFVPGADNTKGIRRAIGVPELDSFFAIEKKSGIDDAIKEMILKKAIEETKQNTCILAKNQLSKIQNMTHMLESMVYKIDSTEVFEALLRGEDYKHLHQEIVIKPSKEIVKRFLEETTDEFGYEKYSNDNVKHASNGEESALLEDEVTELHELSTSLHSIARVLYEFAEGEDELDHIHGKWKWLRYAIHGYFGCGEYQFLTAADEPLDRGFVDDIWHKQVPLKVSLNEWRLLLNRIPTKDNMVRRHVLQPDDDMCMGGCGSMDTTYHLFLGCDTFGSVWSLVWQ; encoded by the exons ATGGCTTTCACTACCTCAACCCTAGCTGAAAAGAAGAACAAGGTTTTGTTCATATTGGGTGCAACAGGAACTGGAAAAACTAAACTTTCCATCAACTTGAGTACTTATTACCCCGCTGAAATCATCAACTCAGACAAGATTCAAGTCTATAAGGGTCTTGATATTGTCACAAATAAGGTACTGGAATCTGAACGTTGCTCGATTCCGCATCATATATTAGGCATCATCGATGATCCTGAATATGATTTTACTATGAATGATTTCTGCAAGCATGTGCTTGAATCCTTAGATCTAATAATTGGCAATGGACACCTACCTATTATTGTAGGAGGGTCCAATTCTTATCTAAGAAAATTAGTTGAGGACCCAACCATTgcatttctttcaaaatatgattGTTGTTTCATCTGGGTAGATGTGTCTTTGCCTACTCTGTTTAAATATGTAGGCAAAAGAGTGGATGAAATGGTTGAGGGTGGGATGGTTGATGAGATTCGAGAATATTTTGTACCTGGGGCAGACAACACAAAGGGAATTAGAAGGGCTATTGGGGTTCCTGAGCTTGATTCTTTTTTCGCGATAGAAAAGAAAAGTGGCATTGATGATGCTATAAAGGAAATGATACTTAAGAAAGCTATTgaagaaaccaaacaaaacactTGCATACTGGCTAAAAATCAACTCTCGAAGATCCAGAACATGACTCATATGCTTGAATCGATGGTgtataaaattgattctacGGAAGTCTTTGAGGCCCTTTTAAGGGGAGAAGATTATAAACATTTGCATCAAGAGATTGTGATTAAACCAAGCAAGGAGATAGTGAAGAGATTCCTAGAGGAGACGACTGATGAATTTGgatatgaaaaatattcaaatgataATGTGAAACATGCATCCAATG GGGAGGAATCCGCGCTTCTGGAGGATGAGGTGACGGAGCTTCATGAGTTATCTACGAGTTTGCACTCAATAGCTCGTGTGCTGTATGAGTTTGCAGAAGGCGAGGATGAACTG gatcaTATTCATGGTAAATGGAAGTGGTTGAGATATGCTATCCATGGCTATTTTGGGTGTGGGGAGTATCAATTTCTCACGGCCGCGGATGAGCCTCTAGATAGGGGTTTCGTTGATGATATTTGGCACAAGCAAGTTCCTTTAAAGGTTTCCTTAAACGAGTGGCGCCTTCTCCTTAATAGAATCCCAACCAAAGACAACATGGTGCGACGACATGTTCTTCAACCAGACGACGACATGTGTATGGGAGGATGTGGCTCAATGGATACGACGTATCATCTTTTCTTAGGCTGTGATACCTTTGGCAGCGTTTGGTCCCTTGTCTGGCAGTGA